The following are encoded in a window of Cryobacterium sp. CG_9.6 genomic DNA:
- a CDS encoding type 1 glutamine amidotransferase domain-containing protein has translation MTSVLFVVTAADHWTLNDGSLHPTGYWAEELAEPHRLFTEAGWQITIATPNGVAPTVDAGSLSPQAAGGEDRVAALLAYLDTLSSELAAPRSLSDVTVADYDVVFYPGGHGPMEDLAVDAVSGAIMTEALDTGRILGVLCHAPAALLAAKRADGSWPFTGYRMTGFTDEEETLGGLAPKAPWLVQSRLVELGADFVAGAPWAPHMQIDRNLYTGQNPASSGVLAASIITEIAGRA, from the coding sequence ATGACTTCCGTACTTTTCGTCGTTACAGCCGCTGACCACTGGACCTTGAACGATGGCAGCCTGCACCCCACCGGTTACTGGGCCGAGGAGCTGGCCGAGCCGCACCGCCTCTTCACCGAGGCCGGGTGGCAGATCACCATTGCCACGCCGAACGGCGTGGCCCCCACGGTTGATGCGGGCAGCCTGTCGCCGCAGGCCGCCGGTGGCGAGGACCGGGTCGCGGCCCTCCTGGCCTACCTGGACACGCTCAGCAGCGAGCTCGCTGCGCCCCGTTCCCTCTCCGACGTCACCGTCGCAGACTATGACGTGGTGTTCTACCCCGGAGGACACGGCCCGATGGAAGACCTCGCCGTCGATGCTGTCTCTGGCGCCATCATGACCGAAGCCCTCGACACCGGTCGAATCCTCGGCGTACTCTGCCACGCCCCGGCCGCTCTGCTGGCCGCGAAGCGCGCCGATGGCAGCTGGCCCTTCACCGGTTACCGCATGACCGGCTTCACCGATGAGGAGGAGACGCTCGGCGGACTCGCCCCCAAGGCACCGTGGCTCGTGCAGAGCCGCCTCGTGGAGCTGGGCGCCGACTTCGTGGCTGGCGCTCCGTGGGCTCCGCACATGCAGATCGACCGCAACCTGTACACCGGCCAGAACCCGGCCTCCTCCGGTGTGCTCGCCGCATCGATCATCACCGAGATTGCCGGCCGCGCCTAA
- a CDS encoding 3-isopropylmalate dehydrogenase, with protein MSRKIKLAVIPGDGIGPEVIAEAVKVLDAVTAREAVEFEKTPFALGAARFLETGDVLTAEDLTAIASHDAILLGAVGGVPGDPRLKDANIERGLLLGLRFSLDHYVNLRPTVLFPGVPSPLAAPGNVDFVVIREGTEGPYVGNGGAIRQGTPNEIANEVSVNTAFGVERVVRYAFGVAAGRPRKKLTLVHKTNVLVFAGSLWQRTVNALAVEFPEVEVDYLHVDAATIFLVSHPSRFDVIVTDNLFGDILTDLAAAISGGIGLAASGNINPEGRFPSMFEPVHGSAPDIAGKQLADPTAAILSVAIMLDHFGLTDAAARVNAAVTTDLVSRIGTTSGPRSTASVGDAIVALLTHEGLA; from the coding sequence ATGTCTCGCAAAATCAAGCTCGCAGTCATCCCCGGAGACGGAATCGGCCCGGAGGTCATTGCCGAGGCCGTCAAGGTTCTCGATGCCGTCACGGCCCGCGAGGCCGTGGAATTCGAGAAAACACCCTTCGCTCTCGGGGCCGCACGTTTTCTGGAAACCGGAGATGTTCTCACGGCCGAGGACCTCACCGCCATCGCATCGCACGACGCCATTCTGTTGGGAGCCGTCGGTGGAGTACCGGGGGACCCGCGCCTGAAAGACGCCAACATCGAACGGGGTCTGCTGCTCGGTCTGCGCTTCTCGCTCGACCACTACGTGAACCTGCGCCCCACGGTGCTCTTTCCCGGTGTGCCGAGCCCACTCGCCGCCCCCGGAAACGTGGACTTCGTGGTGATTCGTGAAGGCACGGAGGGCCCATACGTGGGTAACGGCGGTGCCATTCGTCAGGGAACGCCCAACGAGATCGCCAACGAGGTCTCGGTCAACACGGCCTTCGGCGTGGAGCGGGTCGTGCGCTACGCGTTCGGTGTCGCGGCCGGCCGACCCCGCAAGAAGCTCACTCTGGTGCACAAGACCAATGTTCTTGTCTTCGCGGGAAGCCTGTGGCAGCGCACGGTCAACGCTCTCGCGGTGGAATTCCCCGAGGTCGAGGTGGATTACCTGCACGTTGACGCGGCAACGATTTTCCTGGTGTCACACCCGAGTAGATTTGACGTGATCGTCACCGACAACCTGTTCGGTGACATTCTCACCGACCTTGCCGCCGCCATCAGCGGCGGTATCGGTCTCGCAGCCTCCGGAAACATCAATCCGGAAGGTCGCTTTCCGAGCATGTTCGAGCCGGTACACGGCTCGGCCCCGGATATCGCCGGCAAGCAGCTGGCCGACCCGACCGCAGCCATCCTCTCGGTCGCCATTATGCTTGATCACTTTGGCCTCACGGATGCCGCGGCCAGAGTGAACGCGGCCGTCACGACTGATCTCGTCTCCCGCATCGGCACCACTTCCGGACCCCGCAGCACCGCCAGCGTCGGCGATGCCATCGTGGCCCTCCTCACACACGAAGGACTCGCATGA
- a CDS encoding MFS transporter has translation MAASGVGRSRSSRQWWALSVLILPVLLVSIDNTVLNFALPAISAATRPTGTQLLWMVDIYPLVLAGLLVAMGSLGDRVGRRRLLLIGSAGFGLVSIGAAFSPTIEWLIAARAVLGFFGAMLMPSTLSLLRSIFMDRDQRRLAIAIWATGFAAGSALGPVVGGLLLEHFPWGSVFLLAVPLLVPLLILAPLLVPESRDPNPGRIDVPSIVLSLATMLPIVYGIKSIAHDGITVLSVLPLVVGLVLGVVFVRRQLRLPVPMLDMSLFRDGAFSGAVVVNLLSVTALVGCLFFISQHLQLVLGLSPLTAGLVLVPGLIAMIIAGLLVVPVARRIRPSRVVPPALLVSASGFALIALSGGTIDALGIGIAFILLGIGIGAAETVSNELIVASAPADKAGAASAVSETAYELGAVLGTAILGTILTASYRSAVQLPEILTGAQQQAAGETLGGAVSVASTLPADAAAALLESARDAFDSGVGLSAWIGVALVLGAVVVAGTALRRAR, from the coding sequence GTGGCCGCCTCCGGCGTGGGCAGGTCGAGGTCGTCGCGCCAGTGGTGGGCGCTGTCCGTTTTGATATTGCCGGTCTTGCTGGTCTCGATCGACAACACCGTGCTGAACTTTGCCCTGCCCGCTATTTCCGCCGCGACGAGGCCCACCGGCACCCAGCTGCTGTGGATGGTGGATATCTACCCGCTGGTTCTCGCCGGCCTCCTAGTGGCGATGGGTAGTCTCGGTGACCGGGTGGGTCGCCGCCGGCTGCTACTGATCGGATCGGCCGGATTCGGTCTGGTCTCGATTGGTGCCGCATTCTCGCCCACCATCGAATGGCTCATTGCGGCGCGCGCGGTCCTCGGTTTCTTCGGCGCAATGCTGATGCCCTCCACCCTCTCCCTGCTGCGCTCCATCTTCATGGACCGCGACCAGCGGCGCCTCGCCATTGCCATCTGGGCCACCGGCTTTGCGGCGGGTAGTGCCCTCGGCCCGGTTGTGGGTGGCCTGCTACTCGAACACTTTCCGTGGGGATCCGTCTTCCTGCTGGCGGTGCCGTTGCTCGTGCCCCTACTCATTCTCGCGCCGTTACTGGTGCCGGAATCTCGCGACCCGAACCCCGGCCGCATTGACGTGCCGAGCATTGTGCTGAGCCTCGCGACGATGCTCCCCATCGTCTATGGAATCAAGTCGATTGCCCATGATGGGATCACCGTGCTGTCGGTGCTGCCGCTGGTGGTTGGTCTCGTGCTGGGAGTGGTGTTCGTGCGCCGTCAGCTGCGCCTGCCGGTTCCCATGCTGGACATGAGCCTCTTTCGCGACGGGGCATTCAGCGGTGCCGTGGTGGTGAACCTGCTCAGCGTGACAGCCCTCGTAGGATGCCTGTTCTTCATCTCCCAGCACTTGCAGCTCGTTCTCGGCCTGTCGCCACTCACTGCCGGCCTGGTGCTGGTGCCCGGGTTGATCGCCATGATCATTGCCGGACTGCTCGTCGTTCCGGTCGCACGACGCATCCGGCCCTCTCGAGTAGTGCCGCCCGCGCTGCTCGTCTCGGCAAGCGGGTTTGCACTGATCGCCCTGAGTGGGGGCACGATCGACGCTCTCGGAATCGGCATCGCCTTCATCTTGCTGGGCATCGGCATCGGAGCCGCCGAGACGGTATCGAACGAGCTGATTGTGGCGAGTGCGCCGGCCGATAAGGCCGGGGCGGCATCCGCTGTGTCGGAGACTGCCTATGAGCTCGGAGCCGTGCTGGGAACCGCGATTTTGGGCACAATCCTCACGGCGTCCTACCGGTCGGCCGTGCAACTGCCCGAGATCCTCACCGGAGCCCAGCAGCAGGCCGCGGGGGAGACCCTGGGCGGTGCCGTGTCGGTGGCGTCCACATTGCCAGCGGATGCCGCAGCCGCGCTGCTGGAGTCGGCGCGCGACGCCTTCGACAGCGGCGTGGGGCTGAGCGCCTGGATCGGCGTTGCGCTCGTGCTCGGCGCGGTGGTTGTAGCCGGAACGGCCCTGCGCCGAGCACGCTAA
- a CDS encoding helix-turn-helix domain-containing protein codes for MGRTQSFERVTVVQSARDLFWDKGFDAASLADLEDATGLKRSSLYHAFGSKRGLFDAAVEDYLHTVVRPRLRLLTGAGGGRASLLAYFDSLRQMVSAVAEDSPRRGCLLVNCAAGLAGHDDSARQVVDSYRSELTSALQYALGAAEGAPDDVRPNQVTGRAQILASLSTSAMLLARVNATESVALLTTALDQIRLWFPQPPARG; via the coding sequence GTGGGACGAACCCAGAGCTTTGAGCGCGTTACCGTGGTGCAGTCCGCCCGGGATCTGTTCTGGGACAAAGGCTTCGATGCCGCCTCGCTCGCCGACCTTGAAGATGCCACCGGCCTCAAACGGTCAAGCCTGTACCACGCGTTCGGCAGCAAGCGTGGCCTTTTTGATGCAGCTGTCGAAGACTATTTGCATACCGTCGTGCGGCCGCGCTTGCGCCTGTTGACCGGAGCCGGAGGAGGCCGGGCGTCGTTGCTTGCCTACTTTGACTCGCTGCGCCAGATGGTGTCCGCTGTGGCGGAGGATTCTCCCCGGCGCGGCTGCCTCCTGGTGAACTGCGCTGCAGGACTGGCCGGTCACGATGATTCCGCCCGGCAGGTCGTGGACTCCTACCGATCAGAGCTGACCAGTGCTCTTCAGTACGCCCTCGGCGCTGCCGAAGGGGCGCCGGACGACGTTCGGCCGAACCAGGTAACCGGGCGCGCTCAGATTCTTGCATCGCTCTCGACCAGTGCGATGCTTCTCGCCCGGGTCAACGCCACCGAATCGGTGGCACTGCTCACCACGGCGCTCGACCAGATCCGGTTGTGGTTCCCGCAGCCGCCGGCACGCGGTTAG
- a CDS encoding DUF6458 family protein, translating to MSIGLGIFLFVVGAIMVFALNVSVTFIDLDLVGYILMAAGAVVFLIGLVFMFRKRSSVSTVRTVNDPEGGQSVIRKEDSSEQ from the coding sequence ATGAGTATTGGCCTAGGTATTTTCCTGTTCGTCGTGGGCGCCATTATGGTTTTCGCGCTCAATGTCAGCGTCACCTTTATCGACCTTGACCTTGTCGGCTACATTCTGATGGCAGCCGGTGCGGTCGTCTTCCTGATCGGACTCGTCTTCATGTTCCGCAAGCGGAGCAGCGTGAGTACCGTGCGCACGGTCAACGATCCCGAGGGCGGCCAGAGCGTTATCCGCAAAGAAGACTCCTCCGAACAGTAG
- a CDS encoding GNAT family N-acetyltransferase: MTNLDLAQEARLAFSPLTPDDLESVFGVYSDPDTWQHLPVGRHNTREQSRRIVDDAIKSRREHDIGQWAVRVGDQGSDDSLRAGTFIGTGGVNMTPALVWNLGYRLSPTTWGRGFATEIALAAVAAVRAKSDSVAITARVLSNNPASAQVAVRAGLRKVWAGPTMAAAAAGITGEIFSDRDLGGDALRWLIENV; encoded by the coding sequence ATGACGAATTTAGATTTAGCGCAGGAGGCTCGCCTTGCATTTTCACCTCTGACTCCTGACGATCTCGAGTCAGTTTTTGGCGTCTACAGCGATCCCGACACGTGGCAGCACTTGCCCGTGGGTCGTCACAACACTCGAGAGCAGTCTAGAAGGATCGTCGACGACGCTATCAAGAGCAGGCGAGAACATGACATTGGTCAATGGGCGGTTCGCGTGGGCGACCAGGGATCAGACGATTCGCTGAGAGCTGGCACGTTCATCGGTACGGGTGGAGTGAACATGACTCCAGCGCTCGTCTGGAACCTCGGGTATCGTCTCTCGCCGACGACGTGGGGGCGAGGTTTCGCGACGGAAATCGCCCTCGCTGCGGTCGCTGCCGTCCGAGCGAAAAGTGACTCGGTTGCCATCACCGCCCGTGTACTCTCCAATAATCCTGCCTCTGCGCAGGTGGCCGTCCGTGCCGGTCTGAGAAAGGTCTGGGCAGGGCCAACAATGGCTGCAGCCGCAGCGGGCATCACTGGGGAGATCTTCTCAGATCGGGATCTCGGGGGCGATGCCCTGCGTTGGTTGATCGAGAACGTTTAA
- a CDS encoding organic hydroperoxide resistance protein — protein sequence MEIQYTAIAHASGNGRNGHVRSDDDRFDLDTRAPKEMGGSGEGTNPEQLFGMGYATCFLGFLHRSGKGLGLNTTDAEISSSVGIGAIPAGGFGLSVELVIYAPNVPADRYDELIAATDQTCAYSNATRGNIEVTLTRVV from the coding sequence ATGGAAATTCAATACACCGCAATTGCTCACGCGTCCGGCAATGGTCGCAACGGCCACGTTCGGAGCGACGATGACCGCTTTGATCTGGACACTCGGGCCCCGAAAGAAATGGGCGGATCGGGCGAAGGAACCAACCCCGAGCAGCTCTTCGGCATGGGGTATGCCACCTGTTTCCTGGGTTTCCTGCACCGATCGGGCAAGGGTCTGGGTCTGAACACGACCGACGCCGAGATCTCGTCGAGCGTGGGTATCGGTGCGATCCCCGCGGGCGGTTTTGGGCTGTCCGTTGAGCTGGTCATTTACGCTCCCAACGTGCCCGCCGACCGCTACGACGAACTCATCGCCGCCACCGACCAGACCTGCGCCTACTCCAACGCCACCCGCGGAAACATCGAGGTCACCCTCACCCGCGTGGTCTAG
- a CDS encoding NADP-dependent oxidoreductase, which yields MASFTTSTQIQLAARPTGWPTSDDFRTVQTELPALAAGQVLVANEFISVDPYMRGRMNDAKSYAAPYALDETMTGGAVGRVVASLSDTIAVGDVVVHQFGWRDLVQEDASGFRVVPELPGVPLSAYLGVLGMTALTAYVGLLDVAGFKSGDTVFVSGAAGAVGSMVGQIARLKGAKRVIGSAGSAEKVALLTEKYGFDAAFNYKDGNISKQLAAAAPEGIDVYFDNVGGEHLEAALARFNAGGRAALCGAISVYNNTEASAGPRNLANMIGRGLTLKGFIVGNYLQHFPAFSTDMAGWLASGEVVFDETVVDGVDHAVDAFLGLMRGENTGKMVVRTNV from the coding sequence ATGGCCTCGTTCACCACGAGCACGCAGATTCAGCTGGCGGCGCGCCCCACTGGCTGGCCCACGTCCGACGACTTCCGAACGGTGCAGACGGAGCTCCCGGCCCTCGCCGCGGGGCAGGTTCTCGTTGCCAACGAGTTCATCTCCGTTGACCCCTACATGCGTGGACGCATGAATGACGCCAAGTCCTACGCGGCTCCCTACGCGCTGGACGAGACCATGACGGGCGGCGCTGTTGGCCGTGTCGTCGCTTCTCTGTCCGACACGATCGCCGTGGGCGATGTTGTCGTGCACCAGTTCGGCTGGCGCGATCTGGTGCAGGAGGATGCCTCCGGCTTCCGCGTTGTTCCGGAACTTCCCGGTGTGCCGCTCTCCGCCTACCTCGGCGTGCTCGGCATGACGGCGCTGACGGCCTACGTGGGCCTCCTGGACGTTGCCGGATTCAAGTCCGGCGACACGGTGTTCGTCTCTGGTGCTGCCGGGGCAGTGGGCAGCATGGTGGGCCAGATCGCCCGCCTCAAGGGCGCAAAGCGCGTAATCGGATCCGCCGGTTCGGCCGAGAAGGTTGCCCTGCTCACCGAGAAGTACGGCTTTGATGCCGCGTTCAACTACAAGGACGGCAACATCTCGAAGCAGCTTGCCGCCGCCGCTCCGGAGGGCATCGACGTGTACTTCGACAACGTAGGCGGAGAGCACCTCGAGGCGGCTCTCGCCCGGTTCAATGCGGGCGGACGAGCCGCCCTGTGCGGTGCGATCAGTGTGTACAACAACACCGAGGCATCCGCTGGCCCGCGCAACCTGGCAAATATGATCGGGCGTGGACTGACACTCAAGGGCTTCATCGTGGGCAACTACCTGCAGCACTTCCCCGCATTCTCAACCGACATGGCCGGCTGGCTCGCCTCCGGCGAGGTCGTCTTCGACGAGACCGTCGTTGACGGAGTTGACCATGCGGTCGACGCCTTCCTCGGCCTGATGCGCGGCGAGAACACCGGCAAGATGGTCGTCCGCACGAACGTCTAA
- the gltX gene encoding glutamate--tRNA ligase, which produces MSETTAHPFSTATGADVRVRFCPSPTGTPHVGLIRTAMFNWAYARHTGGKMIFRIEDTDAARDTEESFDQIVEGLRWLHLDWDEGVEVGGPHAPYRQSERYDIYRDVIAQLIESGHIYESFATGVEIEARNMSLGRDPKMGYDNFERDLTAEQKAAYRAEGRSPALRLRVPDSELSFDDLVRGEITFPAGSFSDFVVVRPNGHPLYPFVNPVDDALMGVTHVLRGEDLLSSTPRQIALYHALIDIGLTTFVPRFGHLPFVLGDKNKKMSKREPESNLFHHRDRGFIPEGLLNYLALLGWSISHDRDVFSIEELIAAFDVVNVNPNPARFDLKKAEAINGDHIRLLAAEDFAARIVPYLAAAHVLSEPLSDADRAVLVEAAPLIQERIALLGEAPAMLGFLFVTADTLVIEADAFSSLPQTAAQILAASSTALRAVPVGEWTTDRVHTLLNDTLLEGLALKPRVAFGPLRVAISGRKVSPPLFESMEILGQVETLDRLDRLAQQLAAVVPSE; this is translated from the coding sequence ATGTCTGAGACAACTGCGCACCCGTTTTCAACCGCCACCGGAGCCGACGTTCGCGTGCGGTTCTGTCCCTCCCCGACCGGAACGCCCCACGTGGGCCTGATCCGTACGGCCATGTTCAACTGGGCCTACGCGCGTCACACCGGCGGCAAGATGATCTTTCGCATCGAAGACACGGATGCCGCGCGCGACACCGAGGAGAGCTTCGACCAGATCGTGGAGGGGCTGCGCTGGCTGCACCTCGACTGGGATGAGGGTGTTGAGGTCGGCGGACCGCACGCACCGTATCGCCAGTCCGAGCGCTACGACATTTACCGCGATGTCATTGCCCAGCTGATCGAGTCCGGACACATCTACGAGAGCTTCGCCACCGGCGTGGAGATTGAAGCCCGCAACATGTCGCTCGGTCGCGACCCCAAAATGGGCTACGACAACTTCGAGCGTGACCTCACCGCGGAGCAGAAGGCCGCGTACCGTGCCGAGGGTCGCTCCCCGGCCCTGCGCCTGCGCGTGCCCGACTCCGAGCTCTCCTTCGACGACCTGGTGCGTGGCGAGATCACGTTCCCGGCCGGCTCATTCAGCGACTTCGTGGTGGTTCGGCCCAACGGGCATCCGCTTTACCCCTTCGTAAACCCGGTGGATGACGCGCTTATGGGGGTGACGCACGTGTTGCGCGGCGAAGATCTGCTGTCCTCAACGCCGCGTCAGATTGCCCTTTACCACGCGCTCATCGACATTGGTCTCACCACGTTCGTGCCGCGATTCGGACACCTGCCGTTCGTGCTCGGTGACAAGAACAAGAAGATGTCCAAGCGCGAACCGGAGTCCAACCTCTTTCACCACCGTGACCGTGGTTTCATCCCCGAGGGGCTGCTCAACTATCTTGCGCTGCTTGGCTGGTCCATCTCGCACGACCGCGACGTGTTCTCCATTGAGGAGCTCATCGCCGCCTTCGACGTGGTGAACGTGAACCCGAACCCGGCACGTTTCGACCTCAAAAAGGCTGAAGCCATCAACGGCGACCACATTCGACTGCTCGCAGCCGAGGACTTCGCGGCCCGCATTGTTCCCTACCTCGCTGCAGCACACGTGCTGAGCGAGCCGCTCAGCGACGCCGACCGCGCCGTTCTGGTGGAGGCAGCACCGCTCATTCAGGAGCGCATCGCCCTGCTCGGCGAGGCTCCGGCCATGCTCGGCTTTCTCTTCGTTACCGCCGACACGCTCGTGATCGAAGCGGATGCGTTTTCCTCGCTCCCGCAGACGGCCGCCCAAATTCTGGCGGCGTCCAGCACTGCTCTGCGTGCTGTTCCCGTGGGGGAGTGGACGACGGATCGGGTGCACACGCTTCTGAATGACACGCTGCTCGAGGGCCTCGCGCTCAAGCCGCGCGTTGCGTTCGGCCCGCTGCGCGTAGCGATTTCGGGTCGTAAGGTCTCACCGCCGCTGTTTGAATCGATGGAGATCCTGGGACAGGTCGAAACCCTCGATCGCCTCGATCGTCTCGCCCAGCAACTGGCGGCCGTGGTTCCCAGCGAATAA
- a CDS encoding fumarylacetoacetate hydrolase family protein, giving the protein MKIARFSHDGSIAFGIVDDDELVVLTGDPMFAGYDTTGDRVELVDVKLLAPVIPRSKVIVLREGTGLEGARPSFILKPNTAVVGPGDPIVIPAQSSDVTVTGALGIIIGTFAKNVSIADAAGVIFGYTVAADVTARDLELQPDQAATASAFDSFSPLGPIIDTEYDPSTAVIHGRINDGQFQNSSAAVMEHSVAEIVSFASSIFTLLPGDVILTGVPGSSGTIEAGDAVQIEIPGIGVLVNSVRAA; this is encoded by the coding sequence ATGAAGATTGCGCGTTTCAGCCACGACGGATCGATTGCCTTCGGCATCGTTGACGACGACGAACTGGTCGTGCTCACGGGCGACCCCATGTTTGCCGGCTACGACACCACCGGCGACCGCGTCGAGCTGGTCGACGTGAAGCTGCTCGCTCCGGTGATCCCGCGCTCCAAGGTGATCGTGCTGCGTGAGGGCACCGGGCTCGAGGGAGCACGCCCCTCCTTCATCCTCAAGCCCAACACCGCCGTCGTGGGCCCCGGTGACCCCATCGTCATTCCCGCCCAGTCGAGTGACGTCACGGTCACCGGAGCGCTCGGCATCATCATTGGCACGTTTGCCAAGAACGTGTCGATAGCGGATGCCGCTGGCGTCATTTTTGGCTACACGGTGGCAGCCGATGTCACCGCCCGCGACCTGGAGCTGCAGCCGGACCAGGCCGCCACGGCATCGGCTTTCGACTCGTTCAGCCCGCTCGGCCCCATCATCGACACCGAGTATGACCCGTCGACCGCCGTGATTCACGGTCGCATCAATGACGGACAGTTCCAGAACAGCTCTGCCGCAGTGATGGAGCACAGTGTTGCCGAGATCGTGTCCTTCGCGTCGAGCATCTTCACGCTCCTGCCCGGCGACGTAATTCTCACCGGAGTTCCGGGAAGCTCGGGAACGATCGAGGCGGGCGACGCGGTGCAGATCGAGATTCCGGGTATTGGTGTGCTCGTGAATTCGGTGCGCGCGGCCTAA
- a CDS encoding aminoglycoside phosphotransferase family protein, translating to MITVPQSFLDMPRWWNDTTGSVWLDQLPSLVAEQCSRWSLTLDGHVSHGSNALVVPVRRAGELGALRLAPPGDDVTSEAAALSHWNGRGVVKLLDFAPDAGASLLERLDSERSLLNEPILESVGILGGLARLLAIPAPQTAQSTQQIAADAEISFSLDWHNLHRPTPRALLYKACAAASTLANRSPQLLSVDGDLHFEQVLGGTRYPWIVVDPVPFQGDPEYDLGRVLWSRLDELATDQQVFDAFDAFVAAADVPADRARSWVVVRAMSYLLWGLHHGLTWDPPKCRRLLELFT from the coding sequence ATGATTACCGTGCCGCAGTCCTTTCTGGATATGCCGAGATGGTGGAACGACACCACTGGAAGCGTTTGGCTGGATCAGCTCCCCTCGCTCGTGGCGGAGCAGTGCTCGCGATGGTCACTCACGCTCGACGGCCATGTTTCACACGGCTCGAATGCCCTGGTCGTCCCGGTACGCCGAGCGGGCGAGCTAGGGGCACTTCGCCTCGCTCCACCTGGTGATGACGTCACTTCGGAAGCTGCAGCGCTCTCTCACTGGAACGGGCGCGGAGTCGTAAAGCTGCTGGACTTCGCGCCAGACGCAGGGGCTTCGTTACTCGAGCGGTTGGACTCCGAACGCTCTCTGCTGAATGAGCCAATCCTCGAGTCCGTCGGGATCCTTGGCGGGCTTGCTCGCCTTCTCGCGATCCCCGCCCCTCAGACCGCACAAAGCACCCAGCAAATTGCGGCCGATGCGGAAATATCCTTCTCGTTGGACTGGCACAACCTCCACCGTCCAACGCCACGGGCTCTGCTCTACAAAGCGTGTGCTGCAGCATCGACACTCGCAAATCGATCTCCACAACTACTGTCCGTTGATGGAGACCTGCACTTCGAGCAAGTTTTGGGTGGCACCCGGTATCCCTGGATCGTTGTCGATCCGGTCCCTTTTCAAGGCGATCCCGAATACGATCTAGGCCGCGTGCTGTGGTCGCGTCTCGACGAACTCGCCACCGACCAGCAAGTATTCGATGCCTTTGACGCGTTTGTCGCCGCTGCCGATGTTCCCGCGGATCGGGCGCGATCTTGGGTGGTGGTCCGGGCCATGTCCTACTTGCTGTGGGGTCTGCACCATGGCCTCACTTGGGACCCACCAAAATGCCGACGGCTACTCGAGCTCTTCACCTGA
- a CDS encoding branched-chain amino acid aminotransferase, producing MTDTAPTETASTETAYPLQFSLVPSTDQRAEADRESILADPGFGKHFTDHMVSIDWTIDEGWHDARVTAYGPLQLDPASSVLHYGQEIFEGLKAYRHADGSVWTFRPHKNAERMQRSARRLALPELAAEDFIESIKQMVRVDGAWIPSAPETSLYLRPFMIANESFLGVRAAHRVGYYVIASPAGAYFANGVAPVKIWLTTEYSRAGRGGTGSAKCGGNYAASLLPQMEAYENGCAQVLFLDGETGSHIDELGGMNVFFVHGTDTLVTPRLTGAILEGVTRDSIIQLARDRGMTVEERDVTLDEWRLGIESGEITEVFACGTAAVVTPISQLKGHGISIGDPDAPAGEITMALRQELTDIQYGRVPDRHGWLTRLDA from the coding sequence ATGACCGACACAGCGCCCACCGAGACCGCGTCCACCGAGACGGCGTATCCGCTTCAGTTCTCGCTCGTTCCCTCCACCGATCAGCGCGCGGAGGCCGACCGGGAGAGCATCCTCGCCGACCCCGGGTTCGGTAAGCACTTCACCGACCACATGGTGAGCATCGACTGGACCATTGACGAGGGCTGGCACGACGCCCGCGTCACCGCCTACGGACCGCTGCAGCTGGACCCGGCGTCCTCCGTGCTGCACTATGGCCAGGAGATTTTCGAGGGTCTCAAGGCCTACCGTCACGCCGATGGTTCGGTCTGGACCTTCCGCCCGCACAAGAACGCGGAGCGCATGCAGCGTTCGGCACGCCGCCTGGCGTTGCCCGAACTGGCTGCGGAGGACTTCATCGAGTCGATCAAGCAGATGGTGCGGGTCGACGGCGCCTGGATCCCCTCCGCCCCCGAGACCAGCCTGTACCTGCGACCGTTCATGATCGCCAATGAGAGCTTCCTCGGCGTGCGCGCCGCCCACCGCGTGGGCTACTACGTGATCGCGAGCCCCGCCGGTGCCTACTTTGCCAATGGCGTCGCCCCGGTGAAGATCTGGCTCACCACCGAATATTCGCGTGCGGGTCGCGGCGGAACCGGTTCGGCCAAGTGCGGGGGCAACTATGCGGCTTCCCTGCTGCCACAGATGGAGGCCTACGAGAACGGATGCGCGCAGGTGCTTTTTCTGGACGGCGAAACCGGTAGCCACATCGACGAGCTCGGTGGCATGAACGTGTTCTTCGTCCACGGCACCGACACCCTGGTGACGCCGCGCCTCACGGGTGCCATCCTCGAGGGAGTCACCCGCGACAGCATTATTCAGCTCGCGCGTGACCGGGGCATGACCGTTGAGGAGCGCGACGTCACCCTCGACGAATGGCGCCTCGGCATTGAATCCGGCGAGATCACCGAGGTTTTCGCCTGCGGAACCGCTGCGGTGGTCACCCCGATCAGCCAGCTCAAGGGTCACGGCATTAGCATTGGAGATCCCGATGCTCCGGCGGGAGAGATCACGATGGCTCTGCGCCAGGAGCTCACCGACATTCAGTACGGCCGCGTGCCTGACCGCCACGGCTGGCTCACCCGGCTCGACGCGTAG